In the genome of Flavobacterium panacagri, one region contains:
- a CDS encoding carboxymuconolactone decarboxylase family protein, producing MKPRIVIPNVAPEAYQALMNLEKYIASTSLTPVHKELIKIRASQINGCAFCINMHTADARKHGISEQRIYLISAWREADFYTEEEKAILALTEQVTLIGNHVSDDVYENAAKLFDEKYLAEILLAIITINSWNRLAITTGMRAS from the coding sequence ATGAAACCAAGAATTGTTATCCCGAATGTTGCTCCAGAAGCGTATCAAGCATTAATGAACTTAGAAAAATATATTGCTTCAACTTCATTGACTCCCGTTCATAAAGAATTAATCAAAATCCGTGCTTCACAAATTAATGGCTGTGCATTCTGTATTAACATGCATACCGCTGATGCTAGAAAACATGGTATTTCTGAACAAAGAATTTACTTGATAAGTGCATGGCGTGAAGCTGATTTTTATACAGAAGAAGAAAAAGCAATTTTAGCTTTAACGGAACAGGTGACCTTAATTGGAAATCACGTTTCTGATGATGTTTATGAAAATGCAGCTAAATTATTTGACGAAAAATATCTTGCCGAAATACTATTAGCGATCATTACAATTAACTCTTGGAACAGATTAGCAATTACTACTGGAATGCGTGCATCATAA
- a CDS encoding tetratricopeptide repeat-containing sensor histidine kinase, with product MIPKRIRFYFYLFITFSAVFSCQKNTVIEKKETYNKIKVTRLIALANTSFGENKLDSAFYYYNEALSMSSPSKDPENYISTLNYMAIIQQKYGDYAGSETTLTQGLPYVKFIKDPLLVWTLYTTLGNNFLNTFDNKSAILYYEKTLKLNIETEKKLISKNSIGIALIQSEKFNEALTIFLPLENTKEVIINPKFYGSLLDNIGLCYFKINNNQSGLDYMLKGLAIKKKLQNPDELGKSYLHLAQLYESKNSSLSKKYAILSYKEFSKTNLAEESLTALRVIIKHSSDEEFKTYSESYISLNDSIYITAQRSKNNLSKIKYNSKREKEENLKLKTHRAENELKVERQKNKNIIAYITIVLSLCMILILYYYLTSKANREKIEATYDSETRISKKLHDELANDIYHTMAFAENKNLSQTENKQQLLNHLDAIYSRTKDISKENPAITTENYITSLKEMLSGFSTLHINLILTGLDTIDWSEVDQNKKSTVYRVLQELLVNMRKYSEASLVGISFTKDQKNILINYADNGKGIDTDKIIFKNGLYNVKNRIHKIKGQINISSSPNQGFKVSFKFPLS from the coding sequence ATGATACCAAAAAGAATACGGTTTTACTTCTACCTATTTATTACTTTTTCAGCAGTTTTTTCTTGCCAGAAAAATACTGTAATAGAAAAAAAAGAAACCTACAATAAAATAAAAGTTACTAGATTGATTGCTCTAGCAAATACCTCATTTGGCGAGAATAAATTGGATAGTGCGTTTTATTACTACAACGAGGCATTATCGATGTCTTCTCCATCAAAAGATCCTGAAAATTATATTAGCACTTTAAATTATATGGCAATCATCCAGCAAAAGTATGGTGATTATGCTGGAAGTGAAACCACATTAACACAAGGATTGCCATACGTAAAATTTATCAAAGACCCACTTCTTGTATGGACTCTTTACACCACTCTTGGCAATAATTTTCTAAATACCTTTGATAACAAAAGTGCAATTTTATACTACGAAAAAACTCTAAAGCTAAATATAGAGACAGAGAAAAAATTAATTTCAAAAAACAGTATAGGGATTGCATTAATTCAAAGTGAAAAATTTAATGAAGCCCTTACTATTTTTCTTCCTTTAGAAAACACAAAAGAGGTTATCATTAACCCCAAATTTTACGGCTCTTTATTAGATAATATAGGATTGTGTTATTTTAAAATTAATAACAATCAAAGTGGATTAGATTATATGCTGAAAGGGTTAGCGATTAAAAAAAAGCTGCAAAATCCTGATGAACTGGGAAAAAGTTATCTTCATCTTGCACAATTGTATGAATCAAAAAATTCTTCTTTATCAAAAAAATATGCGATTTTAAGTTATAAAGAATTTAGTAAAACCAATCTGGCCGAAGAAAGTTTAACTGCTTTAAGGGTGATAATTAAGCACAGCTCTGATGAGGAATTTAAAACATACTCTGAATCTTATATTAGTCTAAATGACAGCATTTATATAACTGCACAAAGATCAAAGAATAACCTTTCAAAAATTAAGTATAACTCCAAACGTGAAAAAGAAGAAAATTTAAAACTGAAAACACATAGAGCCGAAAATGAACTCAAAGTGGAAAGACAGAAAAATAAAAACATTATAGCCTATATTACTATAGTACTAAGTTTGTGTATGATTTTAATTTTGTACTACTATCTAACCTCTAAAGCTAATCGCGAGAAAATTGAAGCCACTTATGATAGTGAAACCCGAATTTCTAAAAAACTTCATGATGAACTAGCAAACGATATTTATCATACAATGGCATTTGCAGAAAACAAAAATTTATCCCAAACCGAAAATAAACAGCAATTATTAAATCATTTAGACGCAATTTATTCGAGGACAAAAGATATTTCAAAAGAAAATCCTGCAATCACTACTGAAAATTATATAACATCACTTAAAGAAATGCTTTCTGGTTTTAGCACTTTACATATAAATTTAATTTTAACTGGATTGGATACTATCGATTGGAGTGAAGTGGATCAAAACAAAAAATCCACTGTCTACAGAGTATTGCAGGAGTTGCTTGTTAATATGCGAAAATACAGTGAAGCTTCTTTAGTTGGAATTAGTTTTACAAAAGACCAAAAAAACATTCTAATTAATTATGCTGATAACGGAAAAGGAATTGATACAGATAAAATTATATTTAAAAATGGGCTTTATAATGTTAAAAATCGAATTCATAAAATAAAAGGACAAATCAATATTTCTTCCAGCCCTAATCAAGGATTTAAAGTCTCTTTCAAATTTCCATTATCATGA
- a CDS encoding Crp/Fnr family transcriptional regulator, whose amino-acid sequence MQNAILNHIQKFISLEPSEIDILESCLSTSKIKRKDHVLQEGQICNTMYFIVKGCMRQYIINTRGTEQTLQFGVENWWITDYLSYHNHTPSHFYIQAVETTEVIAIEKSVLESILVQIPSLERYFRIVAQKAFGAAQMRIKFLFTMSAEERYNHFKNQQPDFVQRVPQYMLASYLDFSAEFMSKIRAGKV is encoded by the coding sequence ATGCAGAACGCAATTCTCAACCATATTCAAAAGTTTATTTCCTTAGAACCTTCAGAAATTGATATACTAGAATCATGTTTAAGCACTTCAAAAATTAAAAGAAAAGATCATGTTTTACAAGAAGGGCAAATATGCAATACGATGTATTTTATTGTAAAGGGCTGTATGAGACAATATATCATTAATACGAGAGGAACAGAACAAACGCTTCAATTTGGTGTCGAAAATTGGTGGATCACTGACTATTTAAGTTACCACAACCATACTCCTTCTCATTTTTATATTCAGGCTGTTGAAACAACAGAAGTAATTGCAATTGAAAAATCTGTTTTGGAATCTATATTAGTTCAGATTCCAAGTCTTGAAAGATACTTTAGAATTGTTGCTCAAAAAGCATTTGGAGCTGCGCAAATGAGGATTAAGTTTTTGTTTACAATGTCTGCTGAAGAACGATATAATCATTTTAAGAATCAACAACCTGATTTTGTTCAGCGTGTTCCTCAATATATGCTTGCCTCCTATCTGGATTTTTCTGCCGAATTTATGAGTAAAATCAGAGCTGGAAAAGTGTAA
- a CDS encoding Lrp/AsnC family transcriptional regulator, producing MALDEIDKKILRLLQEDAHYTLKDIANKINLSLTPVHDRVKRLEKDGIIEKYVTLLDKKKLGNNLTVYCQVTLTKQTYDTSEGFNQSILNLPEVVECNYVSGNFDYMLKIIIPDMESYHHFHQKKLSVLPEVSLINTVFVISEVKSTTVLPI from the coding sequence ATGGCTTTAGATGAAATTGACAAAAAAATCCTACGTCTTTTACAGGAAGATGCGCACTACACTTTAAAAGATATCGCAAACAAAATAAACTTGTCTTTGACTCCTGTTCATGATCGGGTAAAACGTCTTGAAAAAGATGGAATTATAGAGAAATATGTTACTCTTTTAGATAAGAAAAAATTAGGAAATAATCTGACGGTTTATTGTCAGGTTACCTTAACAAAACAGACTTACGATACTTCAGAAGGATTTAATCAGTCGATTTTAAATCTGCCAGAGGTTGTGGAATGTAATTATGTATCGGGAAATTTTGATTATATGCTTAAGATTATAATTCCTGATATGGAAAGTTATCATCATTTTCATCAAAAAAAATTATCTGTATTACCTGAGGTTTCTTTGATAAATACTGTCTTTGTAATTTCTGAAGTAAAAAGTACCACCGTTTTACCCATTTAA
- the thrS gene encoding threonine--tRNA ligase codes for MIKITLPDGSIREFAQGVTPMEVAKNISEGFARNVISASFNGTTIETETPLTTDGNLILYTWNDAEGKKAFWHSTSHVMAQALEELYPGIKLTLGPAIANGFYYDVDFEDQKISEADFKKIEDRILEISRGKYDFKMRPVSKAEALEMYKDNVYKTELISNLEDGTITFCDHATFTDLCRGGHIPNTGIIKAVKIMSVAGAYWRGDEKNKQLTRVYGTSFPKQKDLTEYLELLEEAKRRDHRKLGKELELFAFSQKVGQGLPLWLPKGAALRERLEQFLKKAQKKAGYEQVVSPHIGQKELYVTSGHYAKYGADSFQPIHTPAEGEEFLLKPMNCPHHCEIYNVRPWSYKDLPKRYAEFGTVYRYEQSGELHGLTRVRGFTQDDAHIFCTPEQLDEEFKKVIDLVLYVFGSLGFENFTAQISLRDQEDREKYIGTDENWEKAENAIINAARDKGLNTVVEYGEAAFYGPKLDFMVKDALGRQWQLGTIQVDYNLPERFDLTYKGADNELHRPVMIHRAPFGSMERFIAILLEHTAGNFPLWLMPEQAIILSLSEKYENYAKKVLDLLENHEIRALIDNRNETIGKKIRDAEMQKIPFMLIVGEEEEKNGTISIRRHGQEGKGNITVSIEEFASIVDEEIKKTLKVFTV; via the coding sequence ATGATCAAGATTACTTTACCCGATGGGTCAATTAGAGAGTTCGCTCAAGGCGTAACTCCAATGGAGGTCGCTAAAAACATTAGCGAAGGTTTTGCAAGAAATGTTATTTCTGCATCTTTTAATGGTACAACTATTGAAACCGAAACTCCATTAACGACCGATGGTAATCTTATTTTATATACTTGGAATGATGCTGAAGGTAAAAAAGCTTTCTGGCATTCGACTTCACACGTAATGGCTCAAGCTCTTGAGGAACTATACCCTGGAATTAAATTAACTCTTGGACCTGCAATTGCAAATGGATTCTACTATGATGTTGATTTTGAAGATCAGAAAATTTCTGAAGCTGATTTTAAAAAGATCGAAGACCGTATTCTTGAAATCTCAAGAGGGAAATACGATTTTAAAATGCGTCCTGTAAGCAAAGCGGAAGCTTTGGAGATGTACAAAGACAATGTTTACAAAACCGAATTGATTTCAAACCTTGAAGATGGAACAATTACTTTTTGTGATCATGCAACTTTTACTGATTTATGTCGTGGTGGACATATTCCGAATACTGGAATCATTAAAGCAGTAAAAATCATGAGTGTTGCTGGCGCTTACTGGAGAGGTGACGAGAAAAACAAACAGCTGACTCGTGTTTACGGAACTTCTTTCCCTAAACAAAAAGACTTAACTGAATACCTTGAACTTCTTGAAGAAGCAAAACGCCGTGATCACCGTAAATTAGGAAAAGAGCTTGAATTGTTCGCTTTTTCTCAAAAAGTTGGCCAAGGTTTACCATTGTGGCTACCTAAAGGAGCTGCACTTAGAGAGCGTCTAGAGCAATTTCTAAAAAAGGCTCAAAAGAAAGCAGGTTATGAGCAAGTTGTTAGTCCCCATATTGGTCAGAAAGAATTATACGTTACTTCTGGTCACTATGCAAAATATGGCGCCGATAGTTTTCAGCCAATTCATACTCCAGCTGAAGGTGAAGAGTTTTTATTAAAACCAATGAACTGTCCTCACCACTGTGAAATTTACAATGTAAGACCTTGGTCATATAAAGATCTACCGAAACGTTATGCTGAATTTGGCACTGTTTATAGATATGAGCAATCTGGAGAATTGCATGGATTAACTCGTGTTAGAGGATTTACGCAAGATGATGCACATATTTTTTGTACTCCAGAACAATTAGACGAAGAATTCAAAAAAGTAATTGACCTTGTATTATATGTATTTGGTTCATTAGGTTTTGAGAACTTCACTGCTCAAATCTCATTAAGAGATCAGGAAGACAGAGAAAAATATATCGGTACAGATGAAAACTGGGAGAAAGCCGAAAACGCTATTATCAACGCGGCAAGAGACAAAGGTCTTAATACTGTTGTAGAATATGGCGAAGCTGCATTTTATGGCCCTAAACTTGATTTCATGGTAAAAGATGCATTAGGAAGGCAATGGCAATTAGGAACAATTCAGGTAGATTACAACCTTCCTGAACGTTTTGATTTGACATATAAAGGTGCTGATAATGAATTACACCGACCAGTTATGATCCACAGAGCTCCTTTTGGATCGATGGAAAGATTTATAGCTATTTTACTAGAGCACACAGCAGGAAATTTCCCACTTTGGCTAATGCCTGAACAAGCTATTATCTTGTCTTTGAGCGAGAAATACGAAAATTATGCTAAAAAAGTTTTAGATTTGCTAGAAAATCACGAAATTCGCGCCCTAATTGACAATCGAAACGAAACAATCGGCAAGAAAATTAGAGATGCAGAAATGCAAAAAATCCCATTTATGCTGATTGTAGGCGAGGAAGAAGAGAAAAATGGCACAATTTCTATTCGTCGTCACGGACAAGAAGGAAAAGGTAATATCACCGTTTCTATCGAAGAATTTGCTTCGATTGTAGACGAAGAAATAAAAAAGACATTAAAAGTATTTACAGTTTAA
- the pafA gene encoding alkaline phosphatase PafA, giving the protein MRKSILLLALFVITNLSAQQRPKLVVGIVVDQMKMEYLYRFSDDFSPNGFKKLMNNGFVFQNMHYNYMPTYTAPGHASIYTGTTPATHGIVGNEWFSRTLGKEMYCTDDAGVKTVGDGTAEEGAMSPKNLQSTTITDEVRMATNFNGKVIGMSLKDRGAILPAGHFANWAFWYSKTGSFISSTFYGEKLPEWVSEFNNEKNYLKYINKGWDLFKPASVYNESLPDNNPYEGKLYGSAAPVFPYDLKSMYEKNDAGIIRATPYGNDLLAEFAKRAIEKEELGKDNITDFLTVSFSSTDYVGHLLGPRSMELQDTYLRLDETIADFLAYLDKTVGKGNYLLFLTADHAGAENVIYLKDRKYNVDNYPSKEVKKSLQDFSVKTFGVDLIQNYSNFNVFFNKQIIKDKGLELAQVKKAFKEFLISQPQVKRVYTEEEILANAGNDYALNFVAKGYDVTQNGDLVIVDKPGDIEYTATGTSHGTIWSYDTHVPAIFYGWGIKKGESYDKKGITEIAPTIAQKIKVTFPNGTEAKVMQEVLDSKK; this is encoded by the coding sequence ATGAGAAAAAGTATTTTACTGTTGGCACTTTTTGTTATCACAAATTTAAGTGCTCAACAACGTCCCAAATTAGTTGTAGGTATAGTAGTTGATCAAATGAAAATGGAATATTTATATCGATTTTCAGATGATTTTTCCCCAAATGGTTTTAAGAAGTTAATGAATAATGGTTTTGTTTTTCAAAACATGCATTACAATTATATGCCAACTTATACTGCACCTGGGCATGCTTCTATATATACTGGTACAACTCCCGCTACACACGGAATTGTTGGCAATGAATGGTTCAGCAGAACTTTGGGTAAAGAAATGTATTGTACCGATGATGCCGGTGTAAAAACTGTTGGAGATGGTACTGCAGAGGAAGGCGCTATGTCTCCTAAAAATCTTCAAAGCACTACAATTACTGATGAAGTTCGAATGGCGACCAACTTTAATGGAAAAGTTATTGGAATGAGCTTAAAAGACCGTGGTGCAATTTTACCAGCAGGACATTTTGCTAATTGGGCTTTCTGGTACAGCAAAACGGGATCGTTTATTTCTAGTACTTTTTATGGAGAAAAATTGCCTGAATGGGTATCTGAATTCAATAATGAAAAAAACTACCTTAAATACATAAATAAAGGTTGGGATTTGTTTAAACCTGCTTCAGTTTATAATGAAAGTCTGCCAGATAATAATCCGTATGAAGGTAAATTGTATGGAAGTGCAGCACCAGTTTTTCCATACGATCTGAAATCTATGTATGAGAAGAATGATGCAGGAATTATTCGTGCAACACCTTATGGAAATGATCTTTTGGCGGAATTTGCTAAAAGAGCTATAGAAAAAGAAGAATTAGGGAAGGATAATATCACTGATTTTTTAACGGTTAGTTTTTCTTCTACAGATTATGTTGGTCATTTACTTGGGCCAAGATCTATGGAACTTCAGGATACTTATTTGAGATTAGATGAAACTATAGCTGACTTTTTAGCTTATTTGGATAAAACAGTTGGCAAAGGAAATTATTTATTATTCCTAACAGCTGATCATGCTGGAGCAGAAAACGTAATTTACTTGAAAGATCGTAAATATAATGTAGATAATTATCCTTCTAAAGAGGTTAAGAAAAGTTTACAGGATTTTTCAGTTAAGACTTTTGGAGTGGATTTAATTCAGAATTACTCGAATTTCAATGTTTTCTTCAATAAACAAATTATTAAAGATAAAGGGTTGGAATTGGCTCAAGTTAAAAAGGCATTCAAAGAATTTTTAATTTCTCAGCCACAAGTTAAAAGAGTTTACACGGAGGAAGAGATTTTAGCTAACGCAGGAAATGATTATGCTCTAAATTTTGTTGCTAAAGGATATGATGTTACGCAAAATGGTGATTTGGTAATTGTGGATAAACCAGGAGATATTGAATATACTGCGACAGGTACATCTCATGGTACAATTTGGAGTTATGATACTCATGTTCCAGCAATTTTTTATGGTTGGGGAATTAAAAAAGGAGAGTCTTATGATAAAAAAGGAATCACTGAGATTGCTCCAACAATCGCACAAAAAATAAAAGTTACTTTTCCTAATGGAACTGAAGCAAAAGTGATGCAAGAAGTTTTGGATTCGAAAAAATAG
- the infC gene encoding translation initiation factor IF-3, which translates to MRSNRGFQPRVEKKDAHRINNLIRVPEVRLVGENIEPGVFKIADALRLADQFELDLVEISPNAEPPVCKIMDYKKFVYEQKKRDKALKAKSSQVVVKEIRFGPQTDEHDYEFKRKNAEKFLKEGSKLKAFVFFKGRSIIYKDQGQILLLRLAQDLEEHGKVEAMPVLEGKRMIMFIAPKKKK; encoded by the coding sequence ATAAGAAGCAACAGAGGTTTTCAACCTCGAGTAGAAAAAAAAGATGCACACAGAATAAACAATCTTATTCGTGTTCCAGAGGTACGTCTTGTAGGTGAAAATATTGAGCCTGGCGTTTTTAAAATCGCAGATGCGTTACGTTTAGCTGACCAATTTGAATTGGATTTAGTTGAGATATCGCCAAACGCGGAACCGCCAGTTTGTAAGATCATGGATTACAAGAAATTTGTTTATGAACAAAAGAAAAGAGACAAAGCTTTAAAGGCAAAATCTTCTCAAGTTGTTGTTAAAGAAATTAGATTTGGGCCTCAGACTGATGAGCATGATTATGAATTTAAAAGAAAGAACGCTGAAAAATTCTTAAAAGAAGGATCAAAATTAAAAGCTTTTGTTTTCTTTAAAGGACGTTCGATTATTTACAAAGATCAAGGTCAGATTCTGTTATTACGTCTTGCTCAAGATTTAGAAGAACATGGTAAAGTTGAAGCTATGCCAGTTTTGGAAGGAAAGAGAATGATTATGTTCATTGCTCCTAAAAAGAAAAAATAG
- the rpmI gene encoding 50S ribosomal protein L35 has protein sequence MPKMKTKSSAKKRFKVTGSGKIKRKHAFKSHILTKKSKKRKLALTHSALVHQTDMKSIKQQLRII, from the coding sequence ATGCCTAAAATGAAAACAAAATCTAGCGCTAAGAAACGTTTTAAAGTTACTGGCTCTGGAAAGATTAAAAGAAAGCATGCTTTTAAAAGTCACATCTTGACTAAAAAATCTAAAAAACGTAAATTAGCTTTGACACACTCAGCGCTAGTTCACCAAACAGATATGAAAAGCATTAAACAACAATTAAGAATTATCTAA
- the rplT gene encoding 50S ribosomal protein L20, with protein sequence MPRSVNSVAKRARRKKIMKQAKGFFGRRKNVWTVAKNAVEKAMSYAYRDRKQNKRNFRSLWIQRINAGARLEGMSYSQFMGKVKANGIELNRKVLADLAMNHPEAFKAILNKVK encoded by the coding sequence ATGCCAAGATCGGTAAATTCAGTTGCTAAAAGAGCAAGAAGAAAAAAAATAATGAAGCAAGCCAAAGGTTTCTTTGGAAGACGTAAAAACGTTTGGACAGTTGCTAAGAATGCAGTAGAGAAAGCGATGAGCTACGCTTACCGCGATAGAAAACAAAACAAAAGAAATTTCCGTTCATTATGGATTCAACGTATCAACGCTGGAGCTAGATTAGAAGGAATGTCTTATTCTCAATTCATGGGGAAAGTTAAAGCTAACGGAATCGAATTGAACCGTAAAGTTCTTGCTGATTTAGCTATGAACCACCCAGAAGCTTTCAAAGCTATTCTTAATAAAGTAAAATAA
- the ald gene encoding alanine dehydrogenase, whose translation MIIGVPKEIKNNENRVALTPAGVSEMKKHGHTVYVQATAGLGSGFSDEEYAQAGAVVLPTIEEVYAIAEMIIKVKEPIASEYPLIKKDQLLFTYFHFASSEELTHAMLEKGAVCLAYETVEKTDRSLPLLVPMSEVAGRMAIQQGAKYLEKPLKGRGILLGGVPGVPPAKVLVLGGGIVGTQAAKMAAGLGAQVTIMDLSLPRLRQLDDIMPANVNTEMSNHYNITRAIKDADLVVGAVLIPGAKAPHLITRDMLKLMRPGAVVVDVAVDQGGCIETCTPTTHENPTFIIDDIVHYCVANMPGAVPYTSTLALTNATLPYAVQLANKGWEKACAENEELKKGLNIANGKILYKGVAEAWNLPFNEEIVLANA comes from the coding sequence ATGATAATAGGTGTTCCAAAAGAAATAAAAAATAATGAGAACAGAGTTGCTTTAACTCCTGCAGGTGTATCAGAAATGAAAAAACACGGACATACAGTTTACGTTCAAGCAACTGCTGGGTTAGGAAGTGGTTTTTCTGATGAAGAATACGCTCAAGCTGGTGCAGTAGTTTTACCAACTATTGAAGAGGTTTACGCAATTGCAGAAATGATTATTAAAGTAAAAGAGCCTATTGCTTCTGAATACCCATTAATCAAAAAAGATCAATTATTATTTACATACTTCCACTTTGCATCTTCTGAAGAATTAACTCATGCAATGTTAGAAAAAGGAGCTGTTTGTTTGGCTTATGAAACTGTAGAAAAAACAGACAGAAGTTTACCTCTTTTAGTTCCAATGTCTGAAGTTGCAGGTCGTATGGCCATTCAACAAGGAGCAAAATACCTTGAAAAACCATTAAAAGGAAGAGGAATTCTTTTAGGTGGTGTACCAGGTGTTCCGCCAGCAAAAGTACTAGTTTTAGGTGGAGGAATCGTTGGGACTCAAGCTGCAAAAATGGCTGCAGGTTTAGGAGCGCAAGTAACAATTATGGACTTAAGCTTACCTCGTTTGCGTCAATTAGACGATATCATGCCAGCTAACGTTAATACAGAAATGTCGAATCACTACAACATTACAAGAGCAATTAAAGATGCTGATTTAGTTGTTGGAGCTGTTTTAATTCCAGGAGCAAAAGCACCACACTTAATTACTCGTGACATGCTTAAATTAATGCGTCCAGGAGCTGTTGTTGTAGACGTTGCAGTTGACCAAGGTGGATGTATCGAAACTTGTACTCCAACAACACACGAAAACCCAACTTTTATAATCGATGATATCGTTCACTATTGTGTAGCTAATATGCCAGGAGCAGTTCCTTACACTTCTACATTAGCTTTAACTAATGCAACTTTACCTTATGCTGTACAATTAGCAAACAAAGGATGGGAAAAAGCATGTGCTGAAAATGAAGAATTGAAAAAAGGATTAAACATAGCTAATGGTAAAATCTTATATAAAGGAGTTGCTGAAGCTTGGAATCTTCCTTTTAACGAAGAAATAGTATTAGCAAACGCATAG